From the Rhea pennata isolate bPtePen1 chromosome 1, bPtePen1.pri, whole genome shotgun sequence genome, the window AGCAAAAATTCAAAGTTCTTAGCTACAACTGGGTATGTGCATCTATCTGTCTGTCTTTGCAGGGCTGCAGAAGCTGTGCTGAAGGGACAGGTGGAAACCATTGTGTCCTTTCATATCCAGAACATCTCAAACAGCAAGGCAGAACGAAACACTGTACCCTTGGTAGGGATTACCTGCATGTGGGTGGGAAGGGAAACGGTAAATACgcttgtgtgtgtttgtttttcagagagagGGATGATTATATATGCTCTGAAATAAATTCTAGgatggaaaagagagagacaatTGTTATCCTAGCCTTCTGTGAATAAAGGGCTTGGATCATCCCAAAAAAGTGCGACTCTTGCAGTATTTGAGTGGTATACTTTTGACCCACTGCTCATGCAGAGTTAGCATAGAAGCAGAGGGTACCTGCTTTTGCATTAGcaaaacagatgtttcttcATGTCCAAGATGCTGCTCTGTAATTGCTGTGTGCAGACTACCCTTCCTTGCAAAGTGTGGACAAGCGGGGTTGAGACGGGATGTTTCATTTGCACCTCTGCTTATGTGACACAGCTGTAAGAAGAGCAAGTGACAGCACGTGGCTTTGTCTTTCAGAACCCCCAGATCACTGCACTACGGACTGAACCCAAGCCCCTGCCACAACcacagcctcctgctgcccaggacCAGAACCCTCCCCAGAATGCCAAAATGCAGCCGACTCCACCTGTGTCAGCACCAGTATCCAAATCCAGTGGCCCCCCATGCCCCATAGATCAGGACAGTCCCAGCGTGGAAAGCAAAGTGATGTCTGTGGGCAGCCCTGCCAACTCTACCCCGTTGCAGACAGAAGGATTTGGGCAGAGTTCGACCCCTAATAATCGAGCAGTTAGCCCAGTCTCCCAAGGTAGCAATAGCTCTACTGCAGACCCCAAAGGTCCTCCCCAGCAGGTGTCTGGTGGGGACCCATCCAGTTTGGGTGAGAATCCAGATGGACTGTCTCAGGAACAGCTGGAACATCGAGAGCGGTCATTGCAGACACTGAGAGATATACAGCGCATGCTCTTCCCTGATGAGAAGGAATTTGCAGGAGGGCAAAGTGGGGGGCCACCTCCAAATTCTGGGGTGCTGGATGGTCCCCAAAAGAAACCTGAAGGGCCAATACAGGCAATGATGGCTCAATCCCAAAGTTTAGGCAAAGGGTCAGGGTCTCGGACAGACGGAGGGGCTCCGTTTGGCCCTCAAGGACACAGGGACATGCCCTTTTCCCCAGATGAAATGGGGCCACCACCCATGAACTCCCAGTCGGGACCCATTGGCCCAGACCATCTAGACCACATGACTCCTGAGCAGGTGGCCTGGCTCAAACTGCAACAGGAGTTCTatgaagagaagaggagaaagcaagagCAGGTTGTTGTGCAGCAGTGTTCCCTGCAGGACATGATGGTCCATCAACACGGGCCTCGTGGGGTGGTTCGAGGGCCTCCGCCTCCATACCAGATGACTCCTGGAGAGGGCTGGGGCCCTGGGGGTCCAGAGCCCTTCCCTGAAGGCATGAACATGTCACACTCTCTGCCCCCCAGGGGCATGGCCCCTCACCCCAACATGCCTGGGAGCCAGATGCGCCTGCCTGGTTTTGCAGGAATGATGAACCCTGACATGGAAGGCCCCAGTGTCCCAAATCCCGCCTCCAGACCTGGGCTTTCTGGAGTTAGTTGGCCAGATGATGTGCCAAAAATCCCAGATGGCCGAAACTTCCCACCTGGCCAGGGTGTCTTCAGTGGCCCTGGCCGAGGGGAGAGATTCCCCAATCCACAGGGCCTGCCTGAAGAGATGTATCAACAGCAGTTGGCTGAGAAGCAGATGGGCCTCCCTCCTGGCCTGAACATGGAAGGCATCAGGCCTGGCATGGAGATAAACAGAATGATTCCCTCACAGAGACACATGGAGTCTGGGAACAACCCCATCTTCCCTCGCATGCCAGTGGAAGGGCCTATGAGTCCCTCTAGGGGGGATTTCCCAAAAGGAATACCCCCACAAATGGGCTCTGGTAGAGAGCTGGAGTTTGGCATGGGCCCTGGCAGCATGAAGGGGGACATGGGTATGAATGTCAGCATGGGCTCCAACCCACCCCTGGTACCTCAGAAGTTGAGGGAGGCAGGAGTGGCGCCAGAAGAGATGATGAAACTACGACCTGGTGTCTCGGAGATGCTCTCCTCTCAGCAGAAAATGGTGCCGTTGCCATTTGGAGAGCACCCCCAGCAGGAGTATGGCATGGGTCCCAGGCCTTTCCTTCCCATGTCTCAGGGCCCAGGAGTTGGTCTCCGAAATCTCAGAGAACAGATCGGGCCTGACCAAAGGACTAACAACCGGCTCAGCCACATGCCGCCACTACCTCTCAATCCCACCAGTAACCCGAATAGCCTCAGCACTGCTCCCCCTGCACAGCGCAGCCTAGGCCGCAAACCCCTGGATATCTCCACAGCCAGTCAGGTGCATTCTCCGGGAATCAACCCCCTGAAGTCTCCCACAATGCGCCAGGTCCAGTCGCCCATGATGGGGTCTCCCTCGGGGAACCTCAAGTCCCCTCAGACGCCCTCCCAGCTGGCAGGAATGCTTGCAGgtcccactgctgcagctgccgcTGCCTCCATTAAGTCCCCTCCTGTTTTGgggtctgctgctgcttctcctgtcCACCTCAAGTCTCCGTCTCTCCCTGCACCTTCTCCTGGCTGGACTTCGTCTCCAAAGCCTCCTTTGCAGAGCCCTGGGATTCCTCCGAACCACAAGGCATCTCTCACCATGTCCTCTCCAGCCATGTTGGGGAATGTGGAGTCAGGTCAGTGCCACCTCATTTTGCTAAATTTGGGTCTTTCGTTCATATCAGGTTACCTTGAAGTATGCAGGAAGGTTAGGAGGTTTCCTGGAGGGAATATGGTGCAGCAAAGCAAGATGTCACTTTCTCTGCCTGTTCTCTGAGGCAGGCTGTGTTGAGGCTCAGAGCTTGGTAGATATGTTGGTGAAGCGTAAgtggttttcttccttttatacTTGTGTGCTCACACAATACCTCCTTTGCATTCAAGTGAAGCTGGCTTGAAGGATGCAAAAGTGAAAGGGTGTGGTCTAGAGGTGGCCAAAAAGATAGTGTTTTATTGGGAGAAGATAGTCTTTAGAGTGGTTCTTCTTGGCTGTTCTGCCTCTAGCTCCTGATGACTATAGCTTTGTGGAGAGGCTTCTGCTTATGTCAcaaaagtgctttgaaataaaaggCTTCTACAAATACATACTGATTGTAGGAGCTGTCATTGACAATCACATGTCTAGGCTCAGGTACAATTAATGCTTTCTAGGTTTACCCCCACAGGGGTGAACGTGGGAAGGAGATGTACTAATGTTTGTTCAGACTTTCACCATTTTGGAAATAGCTGAATAGCAAGTGAGCGCTATGATGCCCCAGCAGTGCCGTGGTCTCCCTTCGCTAGCACACAAGGGCTGGGCTGTATTGTGGGACCTTCGTGTGCAGAGGCTGTGCCTGAGAGCGTGGACCGCTTTTGAATCTCTCTGGGCTGCTTGGGCCTTTCAGCAGCATGGgtctcccctctctctcccaAATGCTTCGGAGGCTTGTAAAGGACAAGGTTTGTTCCTCCAAACAGCTCTGACTGCAGCAGCCCGGAAGAGCTTTCTTGCCTGGGAAAATCTTGTGGGGGACTTGGCTGAAGGCTGGTGAAGAGATTTGCCCACGTTGCCCTCTAGTGCTGCTGGGGATAATAATGCTGCAGAGGCTCCTGCAGAAACGCCTGATCAAACAGGGAGGACTGGGTTGCAGCTGTATTAGCAGCCTCTGTCACACTGGGGGTGGTAGGGAGGTAACCCCTTATATCCTTTAGCAGGATCTGTGCTGTGGTGTGTTTAGGTGTGGAGACTGGATCTTAGGATCTAGTATAGCTACCAAGGCAGTGCTCGCTATGAACTCAAAACTGCTAAAAGTCTGAATTGAATGCTATGGTCCATGCCTGACGCTGTGCTTAAACAATGCCTTCCAAAGCTCTTCCAAAGAAGTAGTGTTTTGGTGTTGAGGGATTTTGTCTCCTCCATTTTTTGGGTGTGAGAGTGGAGTGCGGTGGGTTTTGAGTGATAGTACAACTTTGGTTCAGCATCTTTCATTCAAGTGTGGTTCAAGTAGCATGAAATTCACTGGTAAATAGCAAGAGATTGGAAGTATAATTAAGTTACTTCTAGTTTTGAGAGAGCAAAGAATTATGTTAATCTAATAGGTACAAAGAATGCTCCTTAATGAACAGCAAATATGTGTATGTAAaacctgaaatgaaattaaaacaaggaATTTTACTTGTAGCTGCTGATACAGCTTGTCAGAAATTGGCCCACGTGTCTCAGCATAAGACTCGCTACAATTTTTCATGCACAGCCTGTGTCTTCTGTGCTTGTTTGATGCTTCCTCTGAAGAAAAACGGAAAGGAATTAAAGTTTACATTTGGTGGGTGTGGCAGGAAAAATTGATTGACCTAGATTTGGTTCTTTTATGCCTAGACCTGGTGCATAAGTCTTTCTCCAGTGCATGATAGTTGAATAGTAAGATTGAATAGTACAGTTTTCAGACTGTGGATTTGTACAGGCTCAAGATAGATTCTGTACTTCTACAGGAACTAGAGTAACAAACGTTAACCATCCAGATCAACGAGCTTATTTTTCTGGTTGCTTTTCACAGGCATTGACCCCAATACTTAGATGGTCTCTTTTAATAAAAGGGATTTCTACTTATTGAGACTTCTAGGAGAAAAGGGTATGATAGAGGAAGAAActtaaagatggaaaaaaaagtaaaatttctaattgttttaattgttttgggattttttttgtttgttttttcttccttaaggTGGTCCACCTCCTTCCACAGTCAGCCAGTCTGCTCCCGTGACTCTCCCTGGAAATCTTCCCTCTAGCAGTCCTTACACAATGCCTCCAGAGCCGACCCTCTCTCAGAATCCTCTCTCTATTATGATGTCCAGGATGTCCAAATTTGCCATGCCCAGCTCTACGCCACTCTATCATGATGCCATCAAAACTGTGGCCAGCTCGGATGATGACTCCCCTCCAGCTCGCTCCCCAAACTTGCCACCTATGAACAGTGTACCAGGTAAGAAACTCAAGGAGTCGTAGGTCCAAGCTACCAGGCAATGCGCTAAGGATGATTCTTATGGAAGCTTCATCAGATGAAGAGAGTAAGAGGGGAAGCCTTGATGAGTATAGCCGCGAGATATTTTTGAGGAGGGCAATTGCAATTCTCTGAAATGAGGAGAccaaatctttcctttcttctgtctaGTTTCTTCAGGAAAGTGCCTTATCTAGTAAGCCCTTATGCCTGGGAGATCTTGCCACTCAGACTGACTGGAATACTTGTGTGAGAGAAGGCTGCTCATGGGAAGAAGGGTCAAATCTACAACATATTATCTAGAGGaaacctttcttcctctgtcttaaGACAGTGTTTTAGAAgcttcataatttttttctagatgttGGATCATGtagtctttccttctccctaGTTTTTGTGTATTGCCTGTGTTTTGGAAGACAATATTAGAGTGCTTCCCCAAAACATACATAATCTGCTGCAGGAAATATGTAATGGCAAGTGACCTCAGGCCAGGGCTGAGGGAAACTGTCCTGTTCTCTACTTCAGAgttggaggaaaagagaaataaaacattctctTCTTGGGTTGCCTTATAGGTGAACATGTTTATATGAGAAATCCCTGCTGATTGCTTACTGTTCATGAGCacatgcatattaaaaaaaaaaaaaaaaaaaaaaaaaaaaaaaaaaagtgttagcCCCTCTGCCCCAGTTCAGTTAATGTAGTTGAAAGAAGCGATAACTGCATCTTTGATTACAGTGGCAACTGGTAAGAATTCTTGATGAGTTTACTTGTAGGTTCACTGTCTGTTCCACATGGTAATGATCAGAGTTACTGAATACACCTGGAGAAGCTTCTTAATTGAATAAGCTTGTGATAATAGCTCGTTAACCTCAATGATCATATCCTCCTAGTGTTATGAGGGTTTCCTGATTCATGCATTTCATAAGTTTTGAAAGGAGATTCAGTCACCTCCCAGTGGACAAGTGTCCATATGTTGATAGTCTGCCACTGCCATGCTTGTCACTGACTGCCTTGCCTAGGCTGCCAGGAAAGTAGTCAAAAGTACAGGTTGGATTGAGATCCTACTTCCAGAGAAAGTTTTGGTCACTTTTTTGATAGGGCAGTGACAAACTTAGGCTGTCTAGGTGGCATCAATTTCCTGGTTAATATAGTATTCTCCAGAGCCACAACTGACACtttttacaaatttttttttgggggtggggggtgtgTGTTGAGACTATTGCAGAAAGCTCTCTGGTGTCTTCATTGTTTTTATGTGCTGTTATCTAAATCTGAGTCCTTATTTCTTCCCTAGGAATGGGCATTAATTCTCAGAATCCTCGAATTTCAGGTCCAAACCCAGTGGGTCCAATGCCAACCCTTAGCCCAATGGGAATGACCCAGCCTCTTTCCCATAACAATCAGATGCCCTCTCCAAATGCTATGGGACCCAATATACCTCCTCATGGGGTCCCTGTGGGACCTGGCCTGATGTCACACAACCCGATGATGGGGCACAGTTCCCAAGAGTCTCCAATGGTACCTCAAGGACGCCTGGGCTTCCCACAGGGGTTTCCTCCTGTACAGTCTCCTCCACAGCAGGTGCCATTTCCACACAATGGGCCCAGTGGAGGACAAGGCAACTTCCCAGCAGGAATGGGCTTCCATGGAGAAGGACCTCTGGGACGTCCTACCAACCTGCCCCAAAGTTCGACAGATCCAGCACTTTGCAAAACTGGAGGCCCTGGCGGTCCAGACTCCTTCACTGTTCTTGGAAACAACATGCCTTCGGTTTTTGCTGATCCGGAGCTGCAGGAGGTGATTCGTCCTGGAGCCACAGGAATACCTGAATTTGACCTGTCCAGGATTATCCCATCAGAGAAGCCTAGCCAGACGCTACAGTATTTCCCTCGTGGGGAGGTGCCAGGCCGCAAGCAGCCGCAGGGTCCTGGGCCTGGGTTCTCCCACATGCAGGGGATGATAGGAGAGCAGACCCCGAGGATGGGACTAACGTTGCCTGGCATGGGAGGCCCCGGGCCAGTGGGAACTCCAGATATCCCTCTTGGTACAGCTCCGTCCATGCCGGGCCATAACCCGATGAGACCGCCTGCCTTTCTGCAGCAAGGCATGATGGGGCCCCACCATCGCATGATGTCACCAGCACAAACGGCGATGCCTGGCCAGCCCGCGCTAATGAGTAACCCCGTGGCTGCTGTGAGCATGATCCCAGGCAAGGACCGAGCCCCTGCAGGGCTGTACAGCCACCCGGGCCCTGTAGGCTCACCTGGTATGATGATGTCAATGCAGGGCATGATGGGACCCCAACAAAACATCATGATTCCCCCCCAGATGAGACCCCGAGGTATGGCTGCTGATGTTGGCATGGGAGGATTTAGCCAAGGCCCTGGAAACCCAGGGAACATGATGTTTTAAGCTGCTACCATAAGACTGGATATTCTGATCCTTGTCAAGATGAGATTCCAAGTCCTGAGGGCTTTTTTGGGAGCTTCAGGAATACAGTTTGGCCATGCAATAGGTGAAAAGAGACCAGAGGACACTTTGGGAAATCTCGAATGTATGGaattacctgaaaaaaaatattcattttaacaggttggtttttttttttttttttttttttttttttttttttttttttttttttttaagatttattttttaaaaattatttttgtggaCTTGGGTATCCCGTGACGGCACCTGCTTTGAGAATCTGTAGCTGTATTTTGAGAATTGCCATTTGTCACAAGTTGCACCATTCTCTGTATGTTTACGTCCTTCGGACTGGCTTCTCCCAGGACTTTCGGTtatttttggggttttttgtgtACTGTACTATACTGTAAAAGGGATTTTAGCAGAGACTTTAGTCTTTGGGGTGAGAGGAGAATGGGATTCTAGGCTGTTTACTTTAGGTGGAGAATCCATCTTCAGAACTTTGGACTATTTTCCTTCAACTCCAATGTATAGAAAAACCAAACTACGACCTCAGAGCAGAGTATTaatgaaaagcacaaaaaggaACTTAAGTTCAGTGAGGGgaatcttttaaaagaaataaataataagttaaggacatatttttcaaattatggCGTGCTGTCCAGCACCTTCTGTCTCTCCCTCCCACTCTTTATTAAATAGGCTTCTCTCTCTCCGTCCCCCTTCTGTCTCCTCCTATGGCAGCTGCAATACATTGTGTTATTTTGGGGAATAAATCTAGGAGAGCCTCTCCTCATGTGGGGTCTCTTCCCACTTTCAGGAAGGGGCTGGACTTGGACACTGTTACATTCTACAGTAGTCTCTCTCACTGTTTCCTATTCTCCTTTTCTTAGAAACCCCAAGTGATTTTATTAATGTGGGAGTGGAACAGACACTAAAAGTtatccaggatttttttttgtggttatttttttttcctccccagcgTAAAACGTTCTGTGTAACCTCCATTAAATTTGGTACAAAACCACTCGCCAGGGCTGTGgtgtcagaaaaataaaatatattgtttcttACAAAAATGAACTGTCTTTTTTATCCAATTCAGCTATGTCTTACGTACATCAGAGGGCTGGCCAGATGACTGTTTGCTCTTGCACATGGTCACAGCCAGTCTAGAGACAGATGGGGCAAGCCTTGGCTGTTCATATGGATCTGGTCTGTAGGCAGCTGTATGCTCCTTGCAAGGcacttctgtttgctttctccaGAACTGAGAAAAGCTTGCTTTTCCTTGGAGTAAGATCTTATTTCAGTACACCTCAAGCATGGTGGTTACAGTCCGCTCCCTCAATTTATAGAGGTTcagaaaacagataaaactTGTTGTCTCTGTTGCTTCCTCATGGTGAGTTTTTGCAGCACTACCTGATACGTGGTTTTGAGCTTTCCTTAAGCAGTGATGTCTGCCTGCTGAGCCCTGGAGACTGATGCTGCACAGGACGCTTGGGTTGTGTGTCCCCCTGGGGGCTGTTGGACTGATAGAGTCTCTGACTTCAGTTGCTCAGAGCCTGCTCAGTGGGAACTGGATGAACTTAAATAACAAAGGTGAGAGATAAATCACTGGTGAGCAGATTTTTATCAAGACAACCCTGCTGGGTAAATTGTTGCTTTGCTGTGGTTCTCATTGATTGCTTCCTAATCCCCTGTCCATCTTTTCAAACTTCTCTTTGAGAGAATTTCAACAAGCAAGTTTTATGGTTTTATCTATGAGGAGTGAAAGACGAGACACTGAAACGCTGACCACGAGTTGAGCACCACTCCTGGAGAAGACCAGGATGTGTCTGTGGAGGAAGATCCTTAGGGAAGGGAGCGGGTTCTGAAGCTGTCTGCCGAGGCAGTTCTGCCTTCCCCTTACCTTTATTTGAACCTATTTCAATGAGTAGTTAAATCAAAGGGCTGGCTGTTACTGGGAAACTTCATGTGGAGAATGAGTATCTTCAAAATCGTTGTGCATCAGAGGTTTTCAGAATTAACTGATGTTTAACATgcggaaaaaaaaattgttgtcCATGACTGGTTTACCAAAGTTTAATATTACAAAAAGAGCAAACCCACGCACTTTTGTGGGCCTGCAATCCTCAACACATTTTGGTGGCTGTTTCCAAATTCACCTTTGTGCTGTCATgcaaattcaaaatgattttgggTGAGAATTACTCTTTTGACAAAGTGTAGGATGTGTGTTTTGGTGCTTCCGTCTAACAAGACAAGTAGTGTGCCTGAAGCACGGGCTTGTCAAGATTTTAGAAAGAGCTG encodes:
- the BCL9 gene encoding B-cell CLL/lymphoma 9 protein isoform X1 translates to MHSSNPKVRNSPSGSTQSSPKSKQEVMVRPPTVMSPSGNPQLDSKFSNQGKQGGSTSQSQPSPCDPKSGGHPPKVLPGPGGSMGLKNGAGNGAKGKGKRERSISADSFEQRDAGTPNDDPEIKDCNSADHVKSQDSQHTPHSMTPSNASAPRSSTPSHGLTAALEPASGQKTPSKVVYVFSTEMANKAAEAVLKGQVETIVSFHIQNISNSKAERNTVPLNPQITALRTEPKPLPQPQPPAAQDQNPPQNAKMQPTPPVSAPVSKSSGPPCPIDQDSPSVESKVMSVGSPANSTPLQTEGFGQSSTPNNRAVSPVSQGSNSSTADPKGPPQQVSGGDPSSLGENPDGLSQEQLEHRERSLQTLRDIQRMLFPDEKEFAGGQSGGPPPNSGVLDGPQKKPEGPIQAMMAQSQSLGKGSGSRTDGGAPFGPQGHRDMPFSPDEMGPPPMNSQSGPIGPDHLDHMTPEQVAWLKLQQEFYEEKRRKQEQVVVQQCSLQDMMVHQHGPRGVVRGPPPPYQMTPGEGWGPGGPEPFPEGMNMSHSLPPRGMAPHPNMPGSQMRLPGFAGMMNPDMEGPSVPNPASRPGLSGVSWPDDVPKIPDGRNFPPGQGVFSGPGRGERFPNPQGLPEEMYQQQLAEKQMGLPPGLNMEGIRPGMEINRMIPSQRHMESGNNPIFPRMPVEGPMSPSRGDFPKGIPPQMGSGRELEFGMGPGSMKGDMGMNVSMGSNPPLVPQKLREAGVAPEEMMKLRPGVSEMLSSQQKMVPLPFGEHPQQEYGMGPRPFLPMSQGPGVGLRNLREQIGPDQRTNNRLSHMPPLPLNPTSNPNSLSTAPPAQRSLGRKPLDISTASQVHSPGINPLKSPTMRQVQSPMMGSPSGNLKSPQTPSQLAGMLAGPTAAAAAASIKSPPVLGSAAASPVHLKSPSLPAPSPGWTSSPKPPLQSPGIPPNHKASLTMSSPAMLGNVESGGPPPSTVSQSAPVTLPGNLPSSSPYTMPPEPTLSQNPLSIMMSRMSKFAMPSSTPLYHDAIKTVASSDDDSPPARSPNLPPMNSVPGMGINSQNPRISGPNPVGPMPTLSPMGMTQPLSHNNQMPSPNAMGPNIPPHGVPVGPGLMSHNPMMGHSSQESPMVPQGRLGFPQGFPPVQSPPQQVPFPHNGPSGGQGNFPAGMGFHGEGPLGRPTNLPQSSTDPALCKTGGPGGPDSFTVLGNNMPSVFADPELQEVIRPGATGIPEFDLSRIIPSEKPSQTLQYFPRGEVPGRKQPQGPGPGFSHMQGMIGEQTPRMGLTLPGMGGPGPVGTPDIPLGTAPSMPGHNPMRPPAFLQQGMMGPHHRMMSPAQTAMPGQPALMSNPVAAVSMIPGKDRAPAGLYSHPGPVGSPGMMMSMQGMMGPQQNIMIPPQMRPRGMAADVGMGGFSQGPGNPGNMMF
- the BCL9 gene encoding B-cell CLL/lymphoma 9 protein isoform X2, whose translation is MHSSNPKVRNSPSGSTQSPKSKQEVMVRPPTVMSPSGNPQLDSKFSNQGKQGGSTSQSQPSPCDPKSGGHPPKVLPGPGGSMGLKNGAGNGAKGKGKRERSISADSFEQRDAGTPNDDPEIKDCNSADHVKSQDSQHTPHSMTPSNASAPRSSTPSHGLTAALEPASGQKTPSKVVYVFSTEMANKAAEAVLKGQVETIVSFHIQNISNSKAERNTVPLNPQITALRTEPKPLPQPQPPAAQDQNPPQNAKMQPTPPVSAPVSKSSGPPCPIDQDSPSVESKVMSVGSPANSTPLQTEGFGQSSTPNNRAVSPVSQGSNSSTADPKGPPQQVSGGDPSSLGENPDGLSQEQLEHRERSLQTLRDIQRMLFPDEKEFAGGQSGGPPPNSGVLDGPQKKPEGPIQAMMAQSQSLGKGSGSRTDGGAPFGPQGHRDMPFSPDEMGPPPMNSQSGPIGPDHLDHMTPEQVAWLKLQQEFYEEKRRKQEQVVVQQCSLQDMMVHQHGPRGVVRGPPPPYQMTPGEGWGPGGPEPFPEGMNMSHSLPPRGMAPHPNMPGSQMRLPGFAGMMNPDMEGPSVPNPASRPGLSGVSWPDDVPKIPDGRNFPPGQGVFSGPGRGERFPNPQGLPEEMYQQQLAEKQMGLPPGLNMEGIRPGMEINRMIPSQRHMESGNNPIFPRMPVEGPMSPSRGDFPKGIPPQMGSGRELEFGMGPGSMKGDMGMNVSMGSNPPLVPQKLREAGVAPEEMMKLRPGVSEMLSSQQKMVPLPFGEHPQQEYGMGPRPFLPMSQGPGVGLRNLREQIGPDQRTNNRLSHMPPLPLNPTSNPNSLSTAPPAQRSLGRKPLDISTASQVHSPGINPLKSPTMRQVQSPMMGSPSGNLKSPQTPSQLAGMLAGPTAAAAAASIKSPPVLGSAAASPVHLKSPSLPAPSPGWTSSPKPPLQSPGIPPNHKASLTMSSPAMLGNVESGGPPPSTVSQSAPVTLPGNLPSSSPYTMPPEPTLSQNPLSIMMSRMSKFAMPSSTPLYHDAIKTVASSDDDSPPARSPNLPPMNSVPGMGINSQNPRISGPNPVGPMPTLSPMGMTQPLSHNNQMPSPNAMGPNIPPHGVPVGPGLMSHNPMMGHSSQESPMVPQGRLGFPQGFPPVQSPPQQVPFPHNGPSGGQGNFPAGMGFHGEGPLGRPTNLPQSSTDPALCKTGGPGGPDSFTVLGNNMPSVFADPELQEVIRPGATGIPEFDLSRIIPSEKPSQTLQYFPRGEVPGRKQPQGPGPGFSHMQGMIGEQTPRMGLTLPGMGGPGPVGTPDIPLGTAPSMPGHNPMRPPAFLQQGMMGPHHRMMSPAQTAMPGQPALMSNPVAAVSMIPGKDRAPAGLYSHPGPVGSPGMMMSMQGMMGPQQNIMIPPQMRPRGMAADVGMGGFSQGPGNPGNMMF